The window gcggtcttgcAGATACGAGGTCCTCCCCACCTCTGTGGCTTCTTTCACTTCTACGGCCAAGAGGTCTGCTTCTGCGACCTCGCTTTAGCGGTCGACACTGCCGCTTCTGCAAAACCTACAAcgcctagggggtagtttcctcctcacaaggttagacatgagacttacctcgctccgaagtttcataaccgtctacaacgcctctctaacacctcaactcaTAGCCAAAcgttccgaaactagtcaaataacgatcaaaccaatcaaaatatactccaatactcgtaATTTAACAATTAGAAATAAATTCCCAAATCGTCAAGAAAattcaacaaagtcaacccccaggCCCACCCATCCGGATTTCAAAAATTATCAAAAACCATTATTACCCATAACTTATATAGTTTAtattccaaaaatcatccaatttcgtcCATGAATTGACCCTCAAATAAAAGGACTTACCATCTCATAACTTTGGGGCTCAAAACCTCAATTTCTACAATCCAAACACGAATAAAATGATAACCAACGAAAATAATCAtagaaaaacatcaaaataaaggtcAAATATTTACCCCCTTATTGAGACGAGAACAGCGTcatgaaaatcacctcaaacggagctctagaactcaagatatgctcaaaatactaaaatgctcgGTCTGTCCATTTAAAACACTGTCCGGGCAATTTTTGTTCTTCACCTTCGCGGGACactttcacgttcgcgaagagcaatttttcgCGTTGACCAGTCAAcccaaatttccttcttcgcgttcgcgaaggacaaaattcgcaccagaaaccagcaatcttTTCCGGCATagaaataggcataactctctcatacgacttcggaattcgacgattcttgttttTATGGTTTTGTAATTGCGATACGGATATAATGGTTCAaatcaatcataaataaaatgtAGTTTTCTCAATATGGTATCCTTTATGTCCAAAGAAACGacgttgaaacatcaaataagagcgcgataCAATCCAAACATATCTGAAACACACGCGAGGCCCCTCGGGATCCCGTCCAATTACACAAACCATTACTAAAATATAAcatgaacctactcgaggcctcaaataacaccaaaaaatatcaaaaccatgaatcgatgATCAAATCCTCCTTTTAagtttcaaacattcaaacttcgacgaacgcgtccgaattacacttaaacattccggaatgatgccaaactttacatACAAGTCActaatcacgatacgaacctattccaaggctcggaaccccaaacagacatcgataacaccaaaattcacCTCAAATTAAACtttagaaattcttaaactttcaaaatgccaacttttcataataagcgctgaaatgctcccggaccacccgatactcaacccgaacacacgcccaagtccgaaatcatcatacaaacctattggaaccttaaaatcctaattccaaggtcgtttactcaaaagttaaaacttagtcaactcttccaacttaaagcttctgaatggggaatttccatccgaatcaactccgaacttccagAAATTTAATTTCCACTACTcgtacaagttataatacatgaTATGAAGCTAATCAAGGcttcaaaccaccgaacgacacgctagagctcaaaactacCAGTCGTGTCGTTACAATTTGTTCCTGCAAAAATGAAATATACACATACTCATGTATTGCAATGTAGTATATATTATGATGTGATGTAAATGATGCAAGAATGATGATGCCTGGATGCCGGCGAGCCATTATTTGGGATCGAGATGATGGGATACTTGAACTCGACTCAATTTATTAGTCGGAATGTGTACTGTTCCGCAGCTGTCGGAGCATTGAAAAGTGTCTTCGCTTGTTTGGAGAGCTTGACTTGTAGAGTGCATCTCTGCTTGTTGGAGAGATTTGCACTGACAAAATGTCTccacttgttgggagagctttgcactaaAATGTAAAAATAACCTCCGCTTGGGAGTGATTGAATTAAATCGTAATCATGCCAGAAGCTGCACGAGCAAAACGTCAAAACATTCAACgtaatagtaaaagaaagaaaaacatgaccaagagatactcttgactgcaAAACTAAGTTGCAGCCATCGATTGGTAGAATGTCGGTGACGAGGTTTGCGACTGTCTATTCTGACCTCTGTTATGACAGAGTGGCGGTGCGGATTATTCCGTTGGCAAAATGAacagtttgctatatacaaggcTTCGATTCGCGAAGCCGACATTTGATTTGTACAGGGCGCTCTGATCAGTTGAGCTGGTGATTTGCTATATACAAGACTTCAATTGGTAAAGCCGATGGCTCGTTTTGTACAAGGTGCTCTGATTGATTAAGCAGATAGTTTGCTATGTGTAGGTCTTCAATGGGTGAATCCAGCGGTTCATTTTGTACAAGGTGCTCCAATTATGGAGCAGGCAGTTTGCTATATACAGTGTGATTTTCCTGTATCAGCGGTCGGACTCTGAGGTACCTGCAAAGGATTCAAAGATTAGCTTTTGTTGTACCAGAAAAAAATTAAGTAAAGGAGAAAGAATGATAATCTTGGGAAAGTGGTGGATCCGTTGTTTGCCCCAATATGGTCTCAATGTTTCGTTTTCCTGTTGACCCATGCACTCAAAGTAAAATTCTAAGTGGGAGCGGGGAAGTTGGTTTATGTCGACCACAGTGTTGATTTGCCCCGGCCTTTGATATGGCTATGCCGCAAAGTTCGTCGAGTGGAACAAATTACTGTATTTTTTAGAAAAACAATTTTGAAAAGCTTTGTTTTAATACAAGTGTCGTCGTTCCAAATTATGACATGCTATGAAAAGTTCTCCACACACGAGCATTTCTTCTTGAAAACTCTGTCCTGTTGATGTCGATCCTTCGCGATGATTAACAATGTGGTTGCTTGCCGTTGCTACTGCGTCGTAATTGGAACTAATGCATTACAAAGGTTTTTCCTAAGGTTATGGCCAAACGCTtttaggttgcctacgtatccaaaatgAAATCAGGTTCGAACGTAGTTCGTGGATGAAGacaaaatatgatgaagatgaccgAGCCTGACTCAAGCAGCCtatgtatccaaatggaatcaggtcaaGACATAGTTCAATTACAATAGATGCAAAATTATGGGATTAAGAATGAAATGGCCGAGTCTGAATCAGACTTCCTacatatccaaatggaatcaggctagaatatagttcaattacaaaagacgactgaatccgatgaggattgcctacatatTCCTTTCTGAGGAAATCAAGCTAATGTAGTTCCAGAGCAACATACAAAAATGAtgtttggattttctattacaaaatAAAGGAGGGAGAGAAACCGAaccctacgtgggttgcctacgtatccctccataacatctcttgattgcgtctgagTTGATGGGCTTCGTATTAATtcttccatccatttcttccAAGATTAGATCTTCACCCGAcagtactcggtgaaccatgtaaggaccttgccaatttggtgcgaactttcctttggcttcctCCTAGCGGGGAAAGAATTTCTTCAGGACCAACTGCCCCAGTGTGAACTGGTGAGGCTTCACCCTTTTGTTAAATGCACTAGCCATCCTGTTCGGATATAGCTAACCATGTCAAACTGCATTTATTCTCTTCTCGTCAATGATCATGAGTTGCTCCTGTCTTACCCGTATCCACTCTGCATCGTCCAACTTGGCCTCTTGAATGACCCTTAAAGATGGTATCTCGACCTCTGCGGGTATCACATCTTCATTGTCATACACTAATATGTATGGCATTTCCTAAGTGGATGTTCTCATGGTGGTCCGATAACCCAGTAAGGTGAAAGATAGTCTCTCGTGCCATTGCCTatgattgtccactatctttcgtagaatcctcttgatattcttgttggctgcctcaactgcccTATTCATTTGTGgtttgtaggctgtggaattgtGGTGGAAGATTCTAAACTTCTCGCATATTTCTCACATGAGGTCGCTATTGAGGTTAgcggcattgtcagtgatgatcGATTTCGGTATTCCAAATTGGCGGACGATGTTTTTTCGAACGAAATCCGCCACTACCTTCTTTGTGAAGGCCTTGTAGGTAGATTCATaaacccatttagtgaagtagtcgatggctaCCAAGATGAAGCGGTGCCCATTTGACGCAGCGGGCTCTATAGGTCCAatcacgtccatgccccaagcggtGAACGGCTACGATGAACCCATCACAATCAACTCATTCGGCGGAACCCAGATGAAATCCCCGTGAACctggcactggtgacacttctgTACGTAGCGGATACTATctctttccatagtcatccaaaagtatccagatcTCAAGATttgcttcgcaaatgtgaacccgttcatgtggggtccacatGTTCCTACATGAATTTCTTCCAATAACCTTGTTGCCTCAGCGGCATCTACATATCTCAACAAACCCAAGTCTggggtcctcctgtacaggaGTTCCACATTAAGGAAAACATGATTCGCCAACCTCCCGAGGGCTCACTTCTGGCTAATAGTAGCATTTTTCGGGTACTCTCTGGTTGCAAGGAATCTCCTGATGTCGTGATACCATGTTTTACCATCTGTCTCTTCATCTACATGGAAGCAATAGGCATGTTGATCCCTAATCTCTACCTCAATAGGGTCGAtgtagttcttgtctggatgttgaaTCATGGATGATAGAGTAGCAAGGGCATCGGCGAACTCGTTCTGAATCCTGGGGACATGCTTGAACACAatctttgtgaacttcttgcatagctcTTTTACGCAGTGCAGGTATGGAAGTATCTTGACATTTTTGGTGGACCATTCCCCTTGGACTTGGTGTATCAATAGATCAGAATCCCCTATGACCAAAAGTTCTTTGGCGTTCACGTCAACTGTTGTTCTAATCCTAAGTATGCATGCTTCGTATTCGGTcatattattggtacaagggAATCTTATCTTTGCCGATGCTAGGTAGTGTTGTACGGATTACCAAATTAGGACTGCCCCAATTctaactcctttgaagtttgttgctcAATCGAACAACATTATCCATCTAGGGTATGACTCTGCAATATCTTCTGCAGCAAAtaatacctcttcgtcgggaaaatacataGTGAGTGGATCATAATACCCGTCCACTGGTTTCTCTGCGAGATGGTCAGCTAAAGTAGGCCCCTTGATGGCCTTCTGagttatgtacacaatgtcaaatttgCTGAGGAGAATTTTCCATTTAGCTAGCTTTCCGGTCGGCATCGGCttctggatgatatacttgagcGGGTCGAGTCGAGATATCAGATACATAGTGTATGCTGACACGTAATGCCTTAGTTTCTGGACGATCCAAGTCAGAGTACAGCAAGTGCGTTCTATCAAAGTGTATTTAGCCTCAcatggtgtgaacttcttacttaagtaGTAGATGGCATGCTCTTTTCTCtcagtttcatcatgttgtcccaatacACAGCCGAAGGCATTATCCAAGACTAAAAGATATAGTAATAATGGCTTCCTATGCTTGGGGGAACCAGCACTGGTAGATTTGACAAATATTCCTTAAATCTATCGAAGGCTTTCTGGCACTATTCTGTCCATTTTGTgacagcatcctttttcagcaacatgaaaatgggttcacatattactgtggactGGGCTATGAAATGACTGATGTAATTTAGCCTACctaggaaactcatcacatctttcttactATTGGTGGTGGCAATTCCTAAATGGcattgatttttgatgggtccagtTCTATCCCTTTCCTGCTTACAATGAAGCTTAATAGTTTTCTAGCAGGGACCTCGAATGcgtattttgttgg is drawn from Nicotiana tabacum cultivar K326 chromosome 22, ASM71507v2, whole genome shotgun sequence and contains these coding sequences:
- the LOC142175872 gene encoding uncharacterized protein LOC142175872, which gives rise to MTEYEACILRIRTTVDVNAKELLVIGDSDLLIHQVQGEWSTKNVKILPYLHCVKELCKKFTKIVFKHVPRIQNEFADALATLSSMIQHPDKNYIDPIEVEIRDQHAYCFHVDEETDGKTWRTPDLGLLRYVDAAEATRLLEEIHVGTCGPHMNGFTFAKQILRSGYFWMTMERDSIRYVQKCHQCQVHGDFIWVPPNELIVMGSS